A stretch of the Enterobacter mori genome encodes the following:
- the lolB gene encoding lipoprotein insertase outer membrane protein LolB has product MTRLIRLLPLAALVLTACTVTQPKGPGKSPDSPQWRQHQQDVRNLSQYQTRGAFAYLSDEQKVYARFFWQQTGQDNYRLLLLNPLGSTELELIAKPGEAQITDNKGQHYTATDAEEMIGKLTGMPIPLNSLRQWILGLPGEATDYQLDDQYRLSQVNYTQNGKTWKVVYSAYDSKSKPSLPSNMELTQGSQRIKLKMDNWIVK; this is encoded by the coding sequence ATGACCCGACTGATTCGCCTGCTGCCGCTGGCGGCACTGGTTCTGACCGCGTGTACTGTCACCCAACCAAAAGGCCCGGGCAAAAGCCCTGATTCACCGCAGTGGCGTCAGCACCAGCAGGACGTCCGTAACCTGAGCCAGTACCAGACCCGCGGCGCTTTCGCTTATCTCTCTGACGAACAAAAGGTTTATGCCCGCTTCTTCTGGCAGCAAACGGGCCAGGACAACTATCGCCTGCTGCTGCTGAACCCGCTGGGCAGCACCGAACTGGAGCTTATCGCCAAACCGGGCGAAGCGCAGATCACCGATAACAAAGGCCAGCACTATACCGCGACCGATGCCGAAGAGATGATTGGCAAACTGACCGGGATGCCTATCCCGCTCAACAGCCTGCGCCAGTGGATCCTCGGCCTGCCGGGTGAGGCAACAGACTACCAGCTTGACGATCAATACCGTCTCAGCCAGGTGAACTACACTCAGAATGGCAAGACCTGGAAAGTGGTGTACAGCGCCTATGACAGCAAGAGTAAACCGTCGTTGCCGTCGAATATGGAGCTGACGCAAGGTAGCCAGCGCATCAAGCTGAAAATGGACAACTGGATCGTTAAATGA
- the ispE gene encoding 4-(cytidine 5'-diphospho)-2-C-methyl-D-erythritol kinase has protein sequence MMTHWPSPAKLNLFLYITGQRADGYHTLQTLFQFIDYGDTIAIELRQDGQICLLTPVEGVAHEDNLIVRAARMLMKAAAESARLPAGSGADIRIEKRLPMGGGLGGGSSNAATILVALNHLWGCGLSKDELAALGLTLGADVPVFVRGHAAFAEGVGELLTPVDPPEKWYLVAHPGVSIPTPVIFKDPDLKRNTPERSIETLLNCEFSNDCEDIARKRFREVDAVLSWLLEYAPSRLTGTGACVFAEFDTESAARQVLEQAPVWLHGFVARGMNTSPLQQTILAQTEFR, from the coding sequence ATGATGACCCACTGGCCCTCTCCGGCAAAACTGAACCTGTTTTTATATATCACCGGCCAGCGTGCTGACGGTTATCACACCCTGCAGACGCTGTTTCAGTTTATTGACTATGGCGACACGATCGCCATTGAGCTGCGCCAGGATGGACAGATTTGTCTGCTGACGCCCGTTGAAGGCGTGGCGCATGAGGACAACCTGATCGTGCGCGCCGCGCGTATGCTGATGAAAGCCGCAGCGGAATCGGCCCGTCTGCCCGCTGGAAGCGGTGCAGATATCCGTATCGAGAAGCGTCTGCCGATGGGCGGCGGACTGGGCGGTGGTTCATCTAACGCCGCGACCATACTGGTTGCGCTGAATCATCTCTGGGGCTGCGGGCTGTCAAAGGACGAACTGGCAGCCTTAGGCTTGACGCTGGGGGCTGATGTCCCGGTGTTTGTTCGCGGTCATGCGGCTTTTGCCGAGGGCGTTGGCGAGCTCCTCACGCCGGTCGACCCGCCGGAAAAATGGTATCTGGTTGCCCACCCTGGCGTGAGCATACCAACGCCGGTCATCTTTAAAGATCCTGACCTGAAAAGAAATACCCCGGAACGGTCAATAGAAACGTTATTAAATTGTGAATTCAGCAACGATTGCGAGGATATCGCAAGAAAACGTTTTCGCGAGGTTGATGCGGTGCTTTCCTGGCTGTTAGAATACGCGCCGTCGCGCCTTACGGGTACAGGGGCCTGTGTCTTTGCTGAATTTGACACCGAATCCGCCGCTCGTCAGGTGCTTGAGCAAGCGCCGGTTTGGCTGCATGGTTTTGTAGCACGCGGGATGAACACCTCCCCCCTACAGCAGACCATACTGGCGCAGACTGAGTTTCGGTGA
- the prs gene encoding ribose-phosphate diphosphokinase gives MPDMKLFAGNATPELAQRIANRLYTSLGDAAVGRFSDGEVSVQINENVRGGDIFIIQSTCAPTNDNLMELVVMVDALRRASAGRITAVIPYFGYARQDRRVRSARVPITAKVVADFLSSVGVDRVLTVDLHAEQIQGFFDVPVDNVFGSPILLEDMLQLNLDNPIVVSPDIGGVVRARAIAKLLNDTDMAIIDKRRPRANVSQVMHIIGDVAGRDCVLVDDMIDTGGTLCKAAEALKERGAKRVFAYATHPIFSGNAVNNLRNSVIDEVVVCDTIPLSDEIKALPNVRTLTLSGMLAEAIRRISNEESISAMFEH, from the coding sequence GTGCCTGATATGAAGCTTTTTGCTGGTAACGCCACCCCGGAACTAGCACAACGTATTGCCAACCGCCTGTACACTTCCCTCGGCGACGCCGCCGTAGGTCGCTTTAGCGACGGCGAAGTCAGCGTACAAATTAACGAAAATGTACGCGGTGGTGATATTTTCATCATCCAGTCCACCTGTGCTCCAACAAATGACAACCTGATGGAACTGGTTGTTATGGTCGACGCCCTGCGTCGCGCTTCAGCAGGCCGTATCACTGCTGTAATCCCCTACTTTGGTTATGCCCGCCAGGACCGTCGCGTCCGCTCCGCGCGCGTGCCAATCACTGCCAAAGTTGTCGCTGACTTCCTGTCCAGCGTTGGCGTTGACCGTGTACTGACCGTTGACCTGCACGCTGAGCAGATCCAGGGCTTCTTCGACGTTCCGGTTGATAACGTTTTCGGCAGCCCAATCCTGCTGGAAGACATGCTGCAGCTGAACCTGGACAACCCAATCGTGGTTTCTCCGGACATCGGCGGCGTGGTGCGTGCCCGTGCTATCGCCAAGCTGCTGAACGATACCGACATGGCGATCATCGACAAACGCCGCCCGCGCGCTAACGTTTCTCAGGTGATGCACATCATCGGTGACGTTGCGGGCCGCGACTGCGTACTGGTTGACGACATGATCGATACCGGCGGTACGCTGTGTAAAGCCGCTGAAGCGCTGAAAGAGCGTGGTGCCAAACGCGTGTTCGCTTACGCGACCCACCCGATCTTCTCCGGTAACGCGGTAAACAACCTGCGCAACTCCGTCATTGACGAAGTGGTGGTATGCGATACCATCCCACTGAGCGACGAGATCAAGGCACTGCCAAACGTGCGTACGTTGACCCTGTCCGGGATGCTGGCCGAAGCGATTCGTCGTATCAGCAACGAAGAATCCATCTCTGCAATGTTCGAACACTGA